In Alkalihalobacterium alkalinitrilicum, a genomic segment contains:
- a CDS encoding LLM class flavin-dependent oxidoreductase, translated as MKLSLWLITQKTPISKVTELAEKAEKNGFDAVWFAEAWRETIVPLTAIAMKTKTIKFGSGVGQVFPNNPTTLALQGTNLQELSDGRFVLGLGLSTPFVVENWYGSHYGRPLRQMRESIEIIKGIQTSKSGNRFNYEGELFKIKKYKSPVELEKPFPVYMAAIGPKMLQLAGEIADGLVIGALHSPRYLSENVYHNLKIGAERSGRNLDDLNIIYGQICSISQNRKEAYDRARKSIMYTAQYPHYQTVMQQEGFTEEVEAISQALEQKDYDKAATLITDKMVDHFSIAGEPDECKEKLLRYSDYPGIPMLTLIPFKVSEEEVIDNMELILETFKK; from the coding sequence ATGAAACTGTCCCTTTGGTTAATCACTCAAAAAACACCTATCAGTAAAGTAACCGAATTAGCAGAAAAAGCTGAGAAAAATGGTTTTGATGCAGTATGGTTTGCTGAAGCATGGCGAGAAACTATTGTACCATTAACAGCAATTGCTATGAAAACTAAAACGATAAAATTTGGTTCTGGTGTTGGTCAAGTTTTTCCAAACAATCCAACAACATTGGCTTTACAAGGAACTAATCTTCAGGAACTTTCGGATGGCCGGTTTGTCTTGGGCTTAGGCTTAAGTACACCTTTTGTTGTCGAGAATTGGTATGGAAGTCATTATGGTCGGCCACTAAGACAAATGCGAGAATCTATTGAAATCATAAAAGGGATACAGACCTCTAAATCCGGCAACCGTTTTAATTATGAAGGTGAATTATTTAAAATTAAAAAATACAAATCACCAGTAGAATTAGAAAAACCATTTCCAGTTTATATGGCAGCGATAGGACCTAAAATGTTACAACTAGCTGGTGAAATTGCTGATGGTTTAGTTATCGGAGCCCTACATTCACCTAGATATTTATCGGAAAACGTTTACCACAATCTTAAAATTGGGGCGGAAAGGTCAGGAAGAAACCTTGATGATCTCAATATCATATATGGACAGATATGCTCTATATCCCAAAACAGAAAAGAGGCCTATGATAGAGCGAGAAAATCTATAATGTATACTGCTCAGTATCCTCATTATCAAACAGTAATGCAACAAGAAGGATTTACTGAAGAAGTTGAAGCAATTAGTCAAGCTTTAGAACAAAAAGATTATGATAAAGCAGCTACTTTAATTACTGACAAGATGGTTGATCATTTTTCTATAGCCGGGGAACCGGATGAATGTAAAGAGAAGTTACTCAGATATAGTGATTATCCAGGTATACCCATGTTAACTTTAATTCCGTTCAAAGTTAGTGAAGAAGAAGTAATCGATAATATGGAGCTAATTCTAGAAACCTTTAAAAAATAA
- a CDS encoding alpha/beta fold hydrolase yields the protein MAKVEPMIGRYVHVNVDGIEYRTYFESNGSGIPLVCLHTAGADALEYRHLLADEDVTKNFQVIAFDMPWHGRSLPPSGWWENEYKLTQQFYMDFIIAFSEALELDRPILMGCSMGGYVMLDIAHKHPGKFGGLIALQPRDFEPAWAEMSKWMVHPEVNPANVIRPLIRSLTSSHAPEEYRREVEWIYARCGPGVLSGDFYYASKDHDARPFLEEIDAEEQGLYVIGGDEDYSCYPEHTDKLEASIKGLKVTRMPEVGHFPPSEHPEAFKQALMPILNELRSSYEKKTV from the coding sequence ATGGCTAAAGTAGAGCCAATGATCGGAAGATACGTCCACGTCAATGTGGACGGGATCGAATACCGGACTTACTTCGAGTCAAACGGTTCGGGGATACCACTGGTCTGCCTTCACACGGCGGGCGCGGATGCGCTTGAGTACCGGCACTTGCTGGCCGACGAAGACGTCACGAAAAATTTTCAGGTCATCGCTTTCGATATGCCTTGGCATGGGCGTTCCCTGCCGCCTTCAGGCTGGTGGGAGAACGAGTACAAGCTCACCCAACAGTTTTACATGGACTTCATCATCGCGTTTTCTGAGGCACTCGAACTCGACAGACCAATCCTGATGGGCTGCTCTATGGGCGGCTACGTGATGTTGGACATCGCTCACAAGCACCCAGGGAAATTTGGAGGGCTCATCGCCTTACAGCCCCGCGACTTCGAGCCTGCGTGGGCCGAGATGTCGAAGTGGATGGTGCATCCAGAGGTCAACCCTGCGAACGTCATCCGTCCTCTGATTCGGAGCCTTACTTCATCACATGCTCCAGAGGAATATAGGCGGGAAGTCGAGTGGATTTACGCTAGATGCGGTCCAGGGGTTCTCAGCGGCGATTTCTATTACGCCTCCAAGGATCACGACGCTCGCCCATTCCTTGAAGAAATCGACGCGGAAGAACAAGGGCTTTATGTTATAGGAGGCGATGAGGACTATAGTTGCTATCCTGAGCACACCGACAAGCTCGAGGCTTCCATCAAGGGGTTGAAGGTGACGCGCATGCCAGAAGTCGGCCACTTCCCGCCTTCGGAGCACCCTGAAGCCTTTAAACAAGCCCTCATGCCCATACTGAATGAACTTCGTTCTTCGTACGAGAAGAAGACCGTGTAG